In the Oryza glaberrima chromosome 6, OglaRS2, whole genome shotgun sequence genome, one interval contains:
- the LOC127777260 gene encoding zealexin A1 synthase-like — protein sequence MADGYFYFGLALVSLLVVLFAKRRRSAAAAHGDAGLRLPPGPWQLPVIGSLHHLAGKLPHRAMRDLARRHGPVMMLRLGEVPTLVVSSRDAAREVMRTHDAAFASRPLSASVRAATKGGRDIAFAPYGDYWRQLRRIAVTELLSARRVLSFRPIREEEVAATLRAVAAAAADGRIVELRAALCALVADSTVRAVVGERCAGLDVFLRQLDRAIELAAGLNVADLWPSSRLAGRLSGAVRQAERCRDTMFAVLDGIIQAHLEKTGSGGAGEDILDVLLRIHKEGGLEFPLDMDAVKCVVVDVISGGCETSATTLGWAFAELIRNPAAMKKATAEVRRDFEAAGAVSESALAVGELPYLRLVVRETLRLHPPLPLLLPRECREPCRVLGYDVPRGAQVLVNAWAIGRDERYWPGGSPEEFRPERFGDGEAAAAVDFKGADFELLPFGGGRRMCPGMAFGLANVELPLASLLFHFDWEASGVADPTEFDMTEAFGITARRKANLLLRPILRVPVPGV from the exons ATGGCAGATGGTTACTTCTACTTCGGCTTAGCTCTCGTGTCGTTGCTCGTCGTGCTGTTCGCCAAGCgcaggcgctcggcggcggcggcacatggCGACGCCGGGCTGCGGTTGCCGCCGGGGCCATGGCAGCTGCCGGTCATCGGCAGCCTGCACCACCTCGCCGGCAAGCTCCCGCACCGCGCGATGCGCGACCTGGCGCGCCGCCACGGGCCGGTCATGATGCTCCGGCTCGGCGAGGTGCCCACGCTGGTCGTGTCGTCGCGGGACGCGGCGCGGGAGGTGATGCGGACGCACGACGCGGCGTTCGCGTCGCGGCCGCTGAGCGCCAGCGTGCGCGCGGCCACCAAAGGAGGCAGGGACATAGCCTTCGCGCCGTACGGGGACTACTGGCGCCAGCTCAGGAGGATCGCCGTCACGGAGCTCCTCTCCGCGCGCCGCGTCCTGTCCTTCCGCCCCAtccgcgaggaggaggtcgccgccaCGCTGCGCGcggtcgccgcggccgcggcggacggGCGGATCGTGGAGCTGCGGGCGGCGCTGTGCGCGCTCGTGGCCGACTCCACCGTGCGCGCCGTGGTGGGCGAGCGGTGCGCGGGCCTCGACGTGTTCCTCCGCCAGCTCGACCGCGCCATCGAGCTCGCTGCTGGGCTCAACGTGGCGGACCTGTGGCCGTCGTCGCGTCTCGCCGGCCGTCTCAGCGGCGCCGTGCGCCAGGCCGAGAGGTGTCGCGACACGATGTTCGCCGTCCTCGACGGGATCATCCAGGCGCACCTGGAGAAgactggcagcggcggcgccggcgaagacATTCTGGACGTGCTGCTGAGGATACATAAGGAGGGCGGGCTGGAGTTCCCTCTCGACATGGACGCCGTCAAATGCGTCGTCGTT GATGTCATCAGCGGAGGCTGCgagacgtcggcgacgacgctggGGTGGGCGTTCGCGGAGCTAATCCGGAACCCGGCGGCGATGAAGAAGGCGACGGCCGAGGTTCGCCGTGActtcgaggcggccggcgccgtgtcAGAGAgcgcgctcgccgtcggcgagctcccGTACCTGCGCCTCGTCGTCAGGGAGACGCTCCGGCTgcacccgccgctgccgctgctgctcccgCGCGAGTGCCGGGAGCCGTGCCGGGTGCTCGGCTACGACGTGCCGCGCGGCGCGCAGGTGCTGGTGAACGCCTGGGCGATCGGCCGCGACGAGCGGTACTGGcccggcggctcgccggaggaGTTCCGGCCGGAGCggttcggcgacggcgaggcggccgccgcggtggaCTTCAAGGGCGCCGACTTCGAGCTCCTGCcgttcggcggcggccggcggatgTGCCCCGGGATGGCGTTCGGGCTCGCAAACGTGGAGCTCCCACTCGCCAGCCTGCTCTTCCACTTCGACTGGGAGGCCTCCGGTGTGGCTGACCCGACCGAGTTCGACATGACAGAGGCGTTCGGCATCACGGCGCGCCGCAAGGCCAACCTCCTGCTCCGTCCAATCCTTAGAGTGCCCGTGCCGGGCGTCTAG